The genomic segment GGATGCCCAGGAGAACCCGCGCCCCCCACGCCACTGCCACTGCCACTGCCCGTGCCGCTGCTGCTGCCCGAGCCGTCACCCGCTCCCGCCGCGCCGCCCGTCGATGCGCCGTCAGGAGCGCCGGATCCGTCGACCGGGCCACCTCCCCCGGGAGCCGCGCGCTCACGGGCGACCTGCTCGGTTCGCGCGGCCGCCAGCTTCTTCGCATCGGGAAACGCGTTGGTGAACACCATGACGGTGAAGTCGCGATTGCCGCGGGGCCCCACCCAGGTGCACCGCATGACGTCGGAGGCCGACGCGAGCAGCGTCGAGCGCAAGGCCTGAAAGCGCTTGTTGGCCTTCTCAGACGCATCTTCGATCTGGTCGTCGGTGACCACGATGACCACCATGTTGTCGTGGGCCATGGCGCCCGATTTCTGCGTTCGCTCGAGCACCTCGGCCACCGAGCCGTAGATGTCGGTACCCTTGTACTTGGGCGCCTTCACCACCGTGGGGAAGGTGCTCGTATAGAGGTGCGCCCTTCGCTGCCGAGCGTAGCGTTCCGCAAAACGGGCGTCATCGAACCACGGGTGCAGCCCGAAGGGCACCACCGACACCTGGTCGCCGGCCACCATGAAGTTCTCGAGCATGGGCTCGTACAGGCCGCTGCGCCAGCTTCCCAGCATGAGGTTGCCCACGCTGGCCGAGACGTCGACCATCAGTACGAAGTGGGTGTTGCGATCGCTGATGAGCGGCTGC from the Pseudomonadota bacterium genome contains:
- a CDS encoding VWA domain-containing protein; this encodes MVWLVLALTVCVTVAVSPAHAQSPRTTDGPKVFDFATFSQRLLQTQPLISDRNTHFVLMVDVSASVGNLMLGSWRSGLYEPMLENFMVAGDQVSVVPFGLHPWFDDARFAERYARQRRAHLYTSTFPTVVKAPKYKGTDIYGSVAEVLERTQKSGAMAHDNMVVIVVTDDQIEDASEKANKRFQALRSTLLASASDVMRCTWVGPRGNRDFTVMVFTNAFPDAKKLAAARTEQVARERAAPGGGGPVDGSGAPDGASTGGAAGAGDGSGSSSGTGSGSGSGVGGAGSPGHP